One Stenotrophomonas maltophilia DNA window includes the following coding sequences:
- a CDS encoding ABC transporter ATP-binding protein — protein MTAAPPLAELPPLIELDRATVVRGQVKVLHGLSLRIAQGQHTALLGPNGCGKSTFIKLITRELYPLAQGDGTVAVKVLGQNRWQVDRLRSQLGIVTGDLSSNLADMPGLTVEQAVLSGFFASYVVPAFREVTADMLARVGETLAMTGALSLRERAYAELSAGETRRVLIARALVNRPQALLLDEPSTGLDLVAREQLVATMRVLAQQGITLVLVTHHIEEIIPEIERVVLLRDGRVLADGTRAELLRNEPLSAVFGGTITVVEQEGRLTAYAG, from the coding sequence ATGACCGCCGCCCCGCCCCTGGCGGAGCTGCCCCCCTTGATCGAACTGGACCGCGCCACCGTGGTGCGCGGCCAGGTGAAGGTGCTGCACGGGCTCAGCCTGCGCATTGCGCAGGGCCAGCACACCGCCCTGCTCGGCCCCAACGGCTGCGGCAAGTCCACCTTCATCAAGCTGATCACCCGCGAGCTGTACCCGCTGGCCCAGGGCGACGGCACGGTGGCGGTGAAGGTGCTGGGCCAGAACCGCTGGCAGGTGGACCGGCTGCGCTCGCAGCTGGGCATCGTCACCGGCGACCTCAGCAGCAACCTGGCCGACATGCCCGGGCTGACCGTGGAGCAGGCGGTGCTGTCCGGCTTCTTCGCCAGCTACGTGGTGCCGGCCTTCCGCGAAGTGACCGCCGACATGCTCGCGCGCGTCGGCGAGACACTGGCGATGACCGGCGCCCTGTCGCTGCGCGAGCGCGCCTACGCCGAGCTGTCCGCCGGCGAGACCCGCCGCGTGCTGATCGCCCGCGCGCTGGTCAATCGGCCGCAGGCACTGCTGCTGGACGAACCCTCCACCGGGCTGGACCTGGTGGCCCGCGAGCAACTGGTAGCGACCATGCGGGTACTGGCGCAGCAGGGCATCACCCTGGTGCTGGTGACCCACCACATCGAAGAGATCATTCCCGAAATCGAGCGGGTGGTGCTGCTGCGCGACGGCCGCGTACTGGCCGATGGCACCCGTGCCGAGCTGCTGCGCAACGAACCGCTGTCGGCGGTGTTCGGCGGCACGATTACGGTGGTCGAGCAGGAAGGCCGCTTGACCGCGTACGCGGGGTAA